In the genome of Engraulis encrasicolus isolate BLACKSEA-1 chromosome 21, IST_EnEncr_1.0, whole genome shotgun sequence, the window acgccacacacacacaaatgtccaatttcccgaggccggagcagcagccgagatacgggttcccggcttccagaggcaccacacaaccggggctaaaagtcgccgctcgtgcacctaaacgcgtggtgtgtctgaccacggccacacggatacaacctgcgagggaggaggagagcgttagccaagctagcaggacacccactatgacacgattctgctgccgagaggttaccttacccggagatgagggtgcaccgatgcgcgattctcacagtcggagtgccaatacagaggtacacggccgaggcgccggtagcgaccacacgctgaaaccataataatggccgtcgttagcaaccatggtacgaaaacaaacagtcagggctgggtaaaggcacaagctaacccactataatacataccggcgtgcaggagacgggaaaagcgcaaggtaaccgttggtattgtccaccgaagtccttgccagtggagaagcaagagatcactctagccaagtaagagacgccaagttggaatcacaacctatagaacagcagacgcgaagttagccactagctgctggctagcacataaacagcgacaagaaatggtccacatactcacgaggacaagaaatggtccacatctcctagatctgaactggacaccgcactcctctcgacggcgaggggagaagcaaccacagcattcgccggtggcgatgaaacgcgcaaagggggactttgcaggcttaccgaatactagccactggcagtgtttatgaagagacttcccataagcctctacgagcggcgtggtgacgtgtgccgcagcgtcagactttcccttaaaggagcagcgctccactacaatctaccccccacatgttgaatcgtcggcccgacgatgcaggtacgctttcccccccactcccagatccaaaattccatcaagagtttgaagtcgccccaccaggcagccgatggggattagagtgttgtcccgcgttagaccggaaagtccggcgtgggggcacctcgctgctgctagtgccacgaccgggtagctgagcggccgaactgctgggggaagcctgcgaagtccgacgctgcccttcgtttcctcctgaggtgccaccctggggtgcatggggctctgctgggacacccaagccagcatcgcccacctgctccccaagaaggatatcttcttcgctcgatagctcccctgagtcgacaggggtaggttcgcctggtcggcccgaccccgagggggtgtcgggggccagggggcccaccactcctttcagcatgctgcggtgaacgtgcttcagcttcgttggatcgttgacgggggcgatcgtgtacacggctccggtctccgaaggggtacgcaccaccatgtgtacctgagagttccacacatcttggattttatttcgacctcgcacgccgaggttgcgtacatatacccgttgccctacttctaaaacagcagtcttcacccgtgcatcgtgtctgtccttgcgatattccgccgctgcggccaaacgctcccgagccccatcaaatgccacttgaagccgggcctgatgctcctgcATCCAGTCAcacactcgaccatggaccggtggccgaactcggcccaggaggaagtctacgggtagctgtggctcttggccgaacataaggaagtgtggcgattctcctgtcgcttgatgcggggtggtattataacagaaggttacgtgcggcaggcaagttgcccagtcgcgcttccgagaggccggtagggtacgcaggaggttgtgtagagtgcggttaaatcgctcacattggccgttcccggccgggtggtacggggtggttcgggacttctggaccctgtacagcccgcaaagctgctgaatcagggtgccctcgaaacagcgcccctggtcggagtggagccgaccaggaattccgaaccggtagaaccattccacaagcaagacctgggcgaccgtcgaggcccgctgatcccgggtggggacggcaatggaatacttactgaagacgtccgtgatgactaaaacgttctccaccccccccgacgtgggctccaaaagcgtgaaatccacagctaccacttcgttgggccgagatgccagtaggtggcccatatacgcggcggctagaggaggctcccctttggactcttggcacctaaggcacttttcacaccatcggcgcacctccgcaaacatgcggggccagtaacaccgttgcccaaccaactccagtgttcgattaatcccctggtggccatggtgctcgtggagctggtttaggacctctgattgcagggcagccggcaaaaccagctggaggcactcatcacggccactggggtgtagcactctccggtaaaggactccatcgttctccacaaaccgtttccactgccgcaacaggatcaaggccaagggtgacagagcttcccgttcctcacgagtaggccgccgacgcgccttccagaaggccagaatcggctggataacagggtctccttcttgcagagcgcacaggtccggcaaagagtgggagggcagcaccgaaacaaccaactgagaggcggtgatgctaccccccgggacagcggccggttgcagctgaccaccggggtcgcttgctttcagagtgcgcagaaccggcaaagcgtgggggaacaaccccgagacactggactgagaggcggtACTGCCGtctccctgagccgctacctgttgcagcaatctagggaccgctgtacccggaaccaggtcactcacgtcttcttggtctggctgattctgccgcgacaggccgtccgcatttccgttagatttacccgagcggtactttaattcaaaatcaaatgatgcaagctgtgcggcccaccggtgttcgaccgccccaagtttggaagtagtgaggtgactcagggggttattatcagtgtacacgacacacttctggcccaagagatattcgcgaaacttctcggtgactgcccattttagggcgaggaactcgagcttcatagaactgtaattgttcatattccgctctgtaggtcttaacgttctactggcgtatgccaccggtcggactttgccgtccacctcctgcgagaggaccgcgcccagtccgcaatggctggcatcgacctcaagaataaaaaagaaaagaaaagtccgcgtacgccagtaccggcgccgacacgagcctccccttgagttcctcaaaacttctttcgcaatcctctgaccatgcatcaagaaactgctgccccgagggccGACGGGAACGGttcccgttcaaggtggccaccaatcgatgcaacggcgcggccagcttggcgaatccttcgacgaatcgtcgataatagctggcgaagcctaggaatgatcggagctccgacacattggcaggtcgccgccatgtggacactgcctccaccttgccagggtcggtagagacaccgtgctgagagatcacgtgtcccaagtactgaacctccggcttaaagaacgcgcacttccctaatttagccttcagcccctccgactgcaaccgggtcaagaccatctccaggcgctgtacatgttgcgccacggtggacgagaagatcacgatgtcgtcaagatacagtagaacggaatgacactgttggtcgccgaacatacgttgcattaatcgttgaaatgtacctggtgcattgcacaggccaaaaggcattctgttccattcgatACANtagaacggaatgacactgttggtcgccgaacatacgttgcattaatcgttgaaatgtacctggtgcattgcacaggccaaaaggcattctgttccattcgaacaacccgaagggggtacagaatgccgttttggcccgatcaccttctgtcacggggacttggttgtggagcgctgctcctttaagggaaagtctgacgctgcggcacatgtcaccacgccgctcgtagaggcttatgggaagtctcttcataaacactgccagtggctagtattcggtaagcctgcaaagtccccctttgcgcgtttcatcgccaccggcgaatgctgtggttgcttctcccctcgccgtcgagaggagtgcggtgtccagttcagatctaggagatgtggaccatttcttgtcctcgtgagtatgtggaccatttcttgtcgctgtttatgtgctagccagcagctagtggctaacttcgcgtctgctgttctataggttgtgattccaacttggcgtctcttacttggctagagtgatctcttgcttctccactggcaaggacttcggtggacaataccaacggttaccttgcgcttttcccgtctcctgcacgccggtatgtattatagtgggttagcttgtgcctttacccagccctgactgtttgttttcgtaccatggttgctaacgacggccattattatggtttcagcgtgtggtcgctaccggcgcctcggccgtgtacctctgtattggcactccgactgtgagaatcgcgcatcggtgcaccctcatctccgggtaaggtaacctctcggcagcagaatcgtgtcatagtgggtgtcctgctagcttggctaacgctctcctcctccctcgcaggttgtatccgtgtggccgtggtcagacacaccacgcgtttaggtgcacgagcggcgacttttagccccggttgtgtggtgcctctggaagccgggaacccgtatctcggctgctgctccggcctcgggaactttggacattcgtgtgtgcgtgtgcgttggcgcgctctagttcagtgtgtgtgtgtgtgtgtgtgtaatgattgtgtgtgtgtgcgtgtggtacggccactattagtccctgggccagaaggctaacagggctggactaactctacttcccatcttttacttttgtttgctgtgcccctcttctaaccctgtgtgctgtgttttgacttaatccttttggtTATGGTTTATGTCCACTCCCTCAAGTTCATACTGTGTCCTCctacaatgtgtgtgcatgtgtgtgtgcgttgccttGATGGTGATGATCCAACTGTTTTCTACTCCATAGATggagtgtcagtgtgagtggTGACCCAGGATGGTGTGCGTACGGATATGCGCACGCCagggagtgtatgcatgtgtgtgcgtttgcctgtGTCTGAATGCTGCTTGCGTGTATGCACCTGCCTTTTAAATGCCTGTGCGTACCAGTTTGAATGGGTGCTTTgccgtgtgtatgtgctgtggatCCACCCGTGTGATTTGTCCAGAGTGAGACCATTCTCTGActggcctgcctgcatgtgtgcgtcgtgtgaaagtgtctgtctgcgtgtgaaagctgcctgtgtgtgtgtgcgaaaggaATGGTGATCCTGTGACCCGATACCCTGGGATGGTTGACTAGCATTGGGATGGGTTAGTtattagtgtgtgtttttgtgttgtcgGGATGACGACAAGAATGCTGGGGGAAAATGTAAGAGGGCGCACTGTCtgttcagtaaggtgtgtccctcagcagttcccatacttCAATGACGTTACGAGACTCAGGTAGCTGCTCAGTGGCTAATctgtaattggtggctatgccattgtttttataaaatcagatgaattagaccggctctttggagccttcctggtgtgccggtattcgctgatgatgcctgGTGCCTTTGCTAatggtgcagcaaggtatgtgtgatcacagttttgtgtagatgactgcaaccatctagagatgtgtatttaaacatactgttcattctcaggagccagagttcccgtggcgtctaaccccagtggcttcccctccctctcagtgttgttgaggtgagcttgtaaagatcctttgtcctatgcatagctcatgttaaacatttgtcaactatttgtatgtaacatgtactgatctctgtgtgtgtgttcacctaattccagacacctcagagtacgtcgagggtctgtctctgtggggactgcttgcggcagctgctcaccgctgttttgcccttacgaaattgtttagcctttctgttttgtttgtttaattttcttTCGCCTGTCCGCCGCTTTAGTTTGTCACTTTGTCAttgtacggggtttggctgtcgcAGTCTAGGCCTATGTACGCTAGTcgggcagggccatacagtagactagtagttttgagtgtgattatacggattta includes:
- the LOC134437026 gene encoding uncharacterized protein LOC134437026: MFGQEPQLPVDFLLGRVRPPVHGRVCDWMQEHQARLQVAFDGARERLAAAAEYRKDRHDARVKTAVLEVGQRVYVRNLGVRGRNKIQDVWNSQVHMVVRTPSETGAVYTIAPVNDPTKLKHVHRSMLKGVVGPLAPDTPSGSGRPGEPTPVDSGELSSEEDILLGEQVGDAGLGVPAEPHAPQGGTSGGNEGQRRTSQASPSSSAAQLPGRGTSSSEVPPRRTFRSNAGQHSNPHRLPGGATSNS